A genomic segment from Poecilia reticulata strain Guanapo linkage group LG3, Guppy_female_1.0+MT, whole genome shotgun sequence encodes:
- the LOC103463024 gene encoding secretory phospholipase A2 receptor-like, whose amino-acid sequence MDNMDLKQYLVWVGLYRERWSWKWSDGAYYSVSDWGKNEPHWDPHCASVYFSNKKIYSRDCGTHLMFVCRKGNDYTFVNEAKTWPEALDYCESQNGNLASFRSSDMNQIFTEFDFPVWIGLHRDGGSFIWSSGGSGVTSWKTGEPSSNANCVALSSLSRLMATEPCDVRLPFVCMWDGNVNVLLVTEEKSWEEALEHCRGLSGDGLSFDLVSVQPGDEHQHMMGKIMAADTEEVRSNTAGLTRCVS is encoded by the exons ATGGACAACATGGACCTGAAGCAGTACCTGGTGTGGGTCGGCCTGTACAGAGAACGGTGGAGCTGGAAATGGTCTGATGGAGCGTACTATTCCGTCTCAGACTGGGGGAAGAATGAGCCACACTGGGACCCACACTGTGCCTCCGTCTATTTCAGTAACAAAAA GATTTATTCCAGAGATTGTGGAACTCATCTGATGTTTGTCTGTCGGAAAGGAAATGATTACACGTTTGTAAACGAGGCAAAGACTTGGCCGGAGGCCTTGGACTACTGCGAGTCTCAGAACGGAAATCTGGCGAGTTTCAGGAGCTCCGACATGAACCAGATCTTTACTGAGTTTGACTTTCCCGTCTGGATTGGACTGCACAGAG atGGGGGTTCATTCATCTGGAGCTCGGGGGGTTCAGGGGTTACAAGCTGGAAAACTGGCGAGCCGAGCAGCAACGCCAACTGCGTGGCCTTGTCCTCGCTGAGCAGGCTGATGGCCACCGAGCCCTGCGACGTCCGGCTTCCCTTCGTCTGCATGTGGGACGGGAACGTCAATGTGCTGCTGGTGACGGAGGAGAAGAGCTGGGAGGAGGCGCTGGAGCACTGCCGGGGCCTGAGCGGAGACGGCCTCAGCTTCGACCTGGTCAGCGTTCAGCCTGGAGACGAACATCAGCACATGATGGGCAAAATCATGGCGGCCGACACCGAGGAGGTGCGTTCAAACACCGCGGGTCTGACCCGATGTGTTAGCTGA